CTGAATCATATCGTAGTCGGTGTAAGGTTTAGCCAGTTGCGGTATGCGGTACGGTTTCATTTTAGCCTCCGAAGCCATTGACGTTTGTCAAACTCTTTGCTCACAATCTTGTCTATTATATCACATGTTTTTTTGTCACGCACGGGTGAAGCCCTCTAGTTTCATTTACCCGGTTCAGGGATAAATGAACTGCTTTTTCCACAGCTCGCTTTCGCTAATGCGGAAGCCGTTCTTCAGCGAATCGGGAAGAGGGGAATTGCCTGCGTTCTGCAGCGCCTCCTGCAGGAGGGGCGTCCACTCACTCCGGCGGATATCCCCGGCAAGCAGCAGACGGCGGGTATCCAGCCATTGATCCTCAGCGACCACCCTCAGCAGCAGCTGGTCCACATTCGCAGTCTCCTGAATGGCGAACCCGATAGCCAGAGCCATGTTACGGTACAGCTCCTGCGGTTCGTGAACATCACCGTTCACCTTGAGATCCAGAGACAATACCCCATTCTCCCAGCCTGCCTTGTCAATCATCAGACTGAGCGGAATCTCACTTAGCGCATCTACCAGATTGTCATTCTCCAGGACCAGGCCGCCAGGGCCGATAGTCTGTACTGCGTTATAATTGCTCTGGGCAGTTAGAACGTTGCCGGCCAATTGCGGCAGCAGCAGGGTAGTAGCTGCACTGAGCAGCATCGCCGTTCCGATTAGCCAGCTCCGGTTCATGACAAGCCCCCTTACTCATAATTTCCGCTGCTCTGCAGGAATATACAGCACCGCAGAGCGGCCCATACCTAGTTATATTTTGAAAAAAAGCAGGCTATGCCTGCTTTTCAGCTTTCACTCTCTAATTGTCCGTGTTTGCTCCAGATTTCAGCCTTGCCGCGGATTTTCATTGCTGAGGTGTGATCGGTGAATTGGGCAATGAGCACCTCGCCTTTGTCCAGCTTCTCCGTATGGTGAAACCGTGTGTCCAGCCCTCTGGTCAGCCCGATGACCTGGACACCGTTCTCCTTGGCCTTGACTATGATATAGTCGCTGCCGGACGGTGCAGGATTCACATCATTCTTCTTCTCAGTCATTGTAATCCTCCTCAAAGTTTGTGAGCCTCTCTCAAAAACAAATGCCGCCTTGGAAGGCGGCATCGTTGTTATTCAAGGACTATGGGGCAGATATGTAGAAATCTTTATTTGATTCCGTCTTTCAGCGCTTTACCGGGTTTGAATGCCGGTACTTTGCTTGAAGGAATTTCGATTTCTTCACCAGTCTGCGGGTTGCGGCCTTTACGTGCGGAACGTTCGCGCACTTCAAAGTTTCCGAAGCCAACCAGCTGGACTTTATCGCCGCTTTGCAGTGCACCTGTGATCGCTTCAAAAACGGCATCTACCGCTTTCGTAGCATCTTTCTTGGGAAGTTCAGTTGCTTCTGTAACTACGTTGATCAAATCTGATTTATTCATGTCTTCTCACCTCCCTGATTAAAAGTTCCGGTATCATACACTCTTTCCGTTTCAACGTAAAATATACGTGATAATCCCGTTTATTACTAGATACTGGCACCTCTCTTCTAGAAGCGCAACAAACTTATAGTAATACAGCCCACCCATAATTTCAAGGCGTTCCTCAAAAAAGGAGCAGAAAGTATCATGTTTGCCTTCCTTCCGCTGCATCCGTGCAGTCTATTACTACCAATTATTCCG
This genomic interval from Paenibacillus sp. FSL H8-0332 contains the following:
- the mtrB gene encoding trp RNA-binding attenuation protein MtrB; translation: MTEKKNDVNPAPSGSDYIIVKAKENGVQVIGLTRGLDTRFHHTEKLDKGEVLIAQFTDHTSAMKIRGKAEIWSKHGQLESES
- a CDS encoding HU family DNA-binding protein; translation: MNKSDLINVVTEATELPKKDATKAVDAVFEAITGALQSGDKVQLVGFGNFEVRERSARKGRNPQTGEEIEIPSSKVPAFKPGKALKDGIK